The Streptomyces noursei ATCC 11455 sequence GAACGCCACCAGCTTGCCCTCGTTGGCGACGTACATCGGATCGAGGCCGAGGATGGCGCAGGCGTTGGCGACGGCCGGGGGGACGGGGACGGCGCGCTCGTCGATGACCACGCCGGTGGCGGAGGCGGTGGCGATCTCGTTGAGCGCGGCGGCCAGTCCGCCGCGGGTGGGGTCGCGCAGCACGTGCAGTTCGGGGGTGACCGCGAGCATCGTCTGGACGAGACCGCCGAGGGCCGCGCAGTCGCTCTCGATCTCCACGCCGAACTCCAGGCCCTCGCGGACGCTCATGATGGCCACGCCGTGCATGCCGATGTCGCCGCTGACGATCACCACGTCGCCGGGCACCACCCGCTGCGGCCGCAGATCGACGCCGGGCGGGATCACCCCGATGCCGGCGGTGTTGAGGTAGACCCCGTCGCCGCGGCCGGCCTCGACGACCTTGGTGTCGCCGGTGGCCACCTCCACGCCGGCGGCCCGGGCCGCGGCGCCCATCGCGTCGGCGACCCCGGCGACCACCGGCATCTCCACGCCCTCCTCCAGGATGAAACCGCAGGAGAGGTAGGCGGCCCGTGCGCCGCTCATGGCGAGGTCGTTGACGGTGCCGTTGACCGCGAGGTCGCCGATGCAGCCGCCGGGGAAGAACAGCGGGCGGACGACGTAGGAGTCGGTGGAGAAGGCCAGGCGCTGTCCGCCGAGCGCGAAGACCGCGGAGTCGCCGAGCTGGGCGAGGAGTTCACCGCCGAAGGCGGGCACGAAGATCTGCTGGACGAGTTCGGCGGAGAGCGCCCCGCCCCCGCCGTGCCCCATCACGACGCGCGGGGTCTCTCGCAGCGGGGCGGGGCAGGTCCAGCCGGTGATGTCGACGGTGGGCAGGTCGCGGGGGCCCTGCGCGGTAGTGGGGGTCTGCGAGGTGGTGTCAGACAACGGGGGTCGCCTCCAAGGGGATCGGCGTGCTGCCGAGCCGGCGGTACAGGTAGTAGGCGGCGCAGGCGCCCTCGCTGGAGACCATGGTGGCGCCGAGCGGGGTGCGCGGGGTGCAGGTGGTGCCGAACGCCTCGCACTCGTGGGGTTTGATCAGCCCCTGCAGGACCTCGCCGCTGCGGCAGGCGGCGGGCTCGCGGGTGGTGATGCCCCCGACCGAGAAGCGGTGTTCGGCGTCGTGGTCGCGGTAGCGGTCGGAGAGCCGCCAGCCGCTGGCGGGGATGGTGCCGATGCCGCGCCAGCTGCGGTCGGTGACCTCGAAGACGTCGGCCAGCATGGCCCGCGCGGCCGGGTTGCCGTCGGGGCGGACGGCGCGCGGATAGGCGTTGTCCACGGTGTGCTCGCCGCGTTCCAGCTGGCGGACGGTGCGGCGGATGCCCTCCAGGATGTCCAGCGGCTCGAAGCCGGTGACGACGATCGGCACCCGGAAGCGGTCGGCCAGTGCGGGGTACTCGTCGGTGCCCATCACGCTGCACACATGGCCGGCGGCCAGGAATCCCTGGACCCGGCAGCTCGACGAGGTCATGATCGCCTCGATCGCGGGCGGCACCCGGACGTGCGAGACCAGCATGCTGAAGTTGCCGATGCCCAGTTTGCGGGCCTGATAGACCGTCATGGCATTGGGCGGGGCGGTGGTCTCGAAGCCGATGCCGAAGAACACCACCTCGCGGTGCGGGTTCTGCTGGGCGATCTTCAGGGCGTCGAGCGGCGAGTAGACCACGCGGACGTCGCCGCCCTCGCCGCGCACCCGGAACAGGTCGCGGTCGGTGCCCGGGACGCGGAGCATGTCGCCGAACGAGCAGAAGATCACCTCGGGGCGGGCGGCGATCTCCAGCGCCTGGTCGATGACCGCCAGCGGGGTGACGCACACCGGGCAGCCCGGCCCGTGGATCAACTCGACCTCCTCGGGGAGGAGTTGGTCGATGCCGTGCCGGATGATGGTGTGCGTCTGGCCGCCGCAGACCTCCATCAGTGCCCAGGGTCGGGTCACCGTGGCGCGGATCTCGCCGAGCAGCCGCCGGGCCAGCTCCGGGTTCTGGAACTCGTCGAGGTACTTCACTTCCGCGCCTCCTGTGCCTGCATCGCTTCCTCGGCGGCCGCCGCTTCCCACGGGTCACCGAACTCCTCCTGGAGCAGGCCGAGTTCCTCGAAGAGCTCCAGGGTCCGCCGGGCCGACTCCTCGTCGAGGCGCTGCAGCGCGAAGCCCACATGGACGATCGCGTAGTCGCCGACCACGAGGTCCGGCACGTATTCCAGGCACACCTCCTTGACCACGCCGCCGAAGTCGACGGTGGCCATCCGGGTGCCGTCCCGTTCCTCGATCTCCATCACTTTGCCGGGCACCGCCAGGCACATGGCTCCTCCTCGTCGTACGGGTGCGGGTGCGGGGACATACAGGGGGCTACGCGCCGCGCCTCCGGGCCGCGACCAGCAGCTGACCGAGCGCCAGTCCGCCGTCGTTGGGCGGGACCAGGCGGTGCCGCAGCACGGTGAAGCCGTCCTGGCGCAGCATCCGGGCGGCGGTCTCGGCGAGCAGGGTGTTGACGAACACCCCGCCGGTCAGCGCCACGGTCGACAGGCCGGTGCGCTCCCTGGCCAGTCCGCAGCAGCGCCGGACCAGCCCGGCGACCGCGGCGTGGAAGCGGGCCGCGACCGGCGCCGGGCCGGCGCCGGCCCGCACGTCCTCGGTGACCGCGGCGAGCACGGGGGCGGGGTCGGCGACCAGCGCCGCCCCGCCGTCGCCCGGGGTGCCGGTGCGCAGCCCGAAGGTGTAGCCGGGGCCGCGGTCGTCCCCGGCGGCGCGGGCGGCGGCCTCCAGCGCGGCGGCGGCCTGCGCCTCGTATCCGACGCGGTGGCAGATCCCGGCGAGCGAGGACACCGCGTCGAAGAGCCGGCCCATGCTGGAGGTCGGCGCGCAGTTGAGGTTGCGTTCCAACTGACGTGCCAGCAGCTGAAGTTCGTCGGGCGGGCAGGCGGTGACCGGCGGTAGGTCGGGGGTCCAGGGGAGGCCCGCGGCGTGCAGATGGGCCAGGGCCATCCGGTAGGGCCGGCGTACGGCACTGTCGCCGCCGGGCTGCGGGACGTAGCCGAGCTGGGCGAAGCGACGGTATCCGGCGTAGTCGGCGAGGAGGACCTCGCCGCCCCAGACCGCACCGTCGTCGCCGTAGCCGGTGCCGTCGAA is a genomic window containing:
- the hypD gene encoding hydrogenase formation protein HypD, producing the protein MKYLDEFQNPELARRLLGEIRATVTRPWALMEVCGGQTHTIIRHGIDQLLPEEVELIHGPGCPVCVTPLAVIDQALEIAARPEVIFCSFGDMLRVPGTDRDLFRVRGEGGDVRVVYSPLDALKIAQQNPHREVVFFGIGFETTAPPNAMTVYQARKLGIGNFSMLVSHVRVPPAIEAIMTSSSCRVQGFLAAGHVCSVMGTDEYPALADRFRVPIVVTGFEPLDILEGIRRTVRQLERGEHTVDNAYPRAVRPDGNPAARAMLADVFEVTDRSWRGIGTIPASGWRLSDRYRDHDAEHRFSVGGITTREPAACRSGEVLQGLIKPHECEAFGTTCTPRTPLGATMVSSEGACAAYYLYRRLGSTPIPLEATPVV
- the hypE gene encoding hydrogenase expression/formation protein HypE, which gives rise to MSDTTSQTPTTAQGPRDLPTVDITGWTCPAPLRETPRVVMGHGGGGALSAELVQQIFVPAFGGELLAQLGDSAVFALGGQRLAFSTDSYVVRPLFFPGGCIGDLAVNGTVNDLAMSGARAAYLSCGFILEEGVEMPVVAGVADAMGAAARAAGVEVATGDTKVVEAGRGDGVYLNTAGIGVIPPGVDLRPQRVVPGDVVIVSGDIGMHGVAIMSVREGLEFGVEIESDCAALGGLVQTMLAVTPELHVLRDPTRGGLAAALNEIATASATGVVIDERAVPVPPAVANACAILGLDPMYVANEGKLVAFVPREHADAVLDAMRAHPLGAGAAVIGEAVAAHPGMVVARTPLGGTRVVDLPLGEQLPRIC
- a CDS encoding HypC/HybG/HupF family hydrogenase formation chaperone, which translates into the protein MCLAVPGKVMEIEERDGTRMATVDFGGVVKEVCLEYVPDLVVGDYAIVHVGFALQRLDEESARRTLELFEELGLLQEEFGDPWEAAAAEEAMQAQEARK